Proteins co-encoded in one Lysobacter solisilvae genomic window:
- a CDS encoding c-type cytochrome codes for MRPLTIAACLALTTAVAFADDVTPAQATPTAAPAAAAVPATPAATSGDAARGKQLAFTCHGCHGVRGYKNAYPSYHVPRIGGQSSTYLTNALTEYLKGTRKHPTMQAQAQSFSDQDVADIAAYLSSLK; via the coding sequence ATGCGACCGCTGACGATCGCCGCCTGCCTCGCCCTGACCACCGCCGTCGCGTTTGCCGACGACGTGACGCCAGCGCAGGCCACCCCCACCGCAGCCCCCGCGGCTGCCGCCGTGCCGGCGACGCCGGCCGCTACGTCGGGCGACGCCGCCCGCGGCAAGCAGCTGGCCTTCACCTGCCACGGCTGCCATGGCGTCCGGGGCTACAAGAACGCATACCCGAGCTACCACGTGCCCCGCATCGGCGGCCAGTCCAGCACCTACCTGACCAACGCCCTGACCGAATACCTCAAGGGCACCCGCAAGCACCCGACGATGCAGGCCCAGGCGCAGAGCTTCTCTGACCAGGACGTCGCCGATATCGCCGCCTACCTGTCCAGCCTGAAGTGA
- a CDS encoding c-type cytochrome, giving the protein MTKNLLAIALLSAASLALTACGGGEPTAPAEHEAAAEHEAAAEHEAKSSSAGLPGGHAEAGEQLASTKNAKTGQSCVDCHGAEGNAPIDASYPKLGGQYADYLAQALQGYRGGKREHALMSSQAAELTDQQIADLAAYFGSRTTQLRDLEGTTEE; this is encoded by the coding sequence ATGACGAAGAACCTCCTCGCCATCGCGCTCCTTTCGGCCGCATCGCTGGCCCTGACCGCCTGCGGCGGCGGCGAACCGACCGCTCCTGCCGAGCACGAAGCTGCCGCGGAACACGAAGCCGCCGCCGAACACGAAGCCAAGTCCTCGTCCGCCGGCCTGCCCGGTGGCCACGCCGAAGCCGGCGAGCAGCTGGCCTCGACCAAGAACGCCAAGACCGGCCAGTCCTGCGTGGATTGCCACGGCGCCGAAGGCAACGCGCCGATCGACGCCAGCTATCCGAAGCTGGGTGGGCAGTACGCCGATTACCTGGCGCAGGCCCTGCAGGGCTATCGCGGTGGCAAGCGCGAACATGCGCTGATGTCCAGCCAGGCGGCCGAGCTGACCGACCAGCAGATCGCCGACCTCGCCGCGTATTTCGGCTCGCGCACCACGCAGCTGCGCGACCTGGAAGGCACGACCGAAGAGTAA
- a CDS encoding transmembrane repetitive protein: MQETPAAAAAQAAQADEAAPALPAASVSEPAPVEPTLEAPVAQVQPQEVPEPAPAPVPPVEQRVEVSAPTPEPSDFVLPAPTAQVAPREVVARDVQAREATVEQADIPAPARITMPELTPREIAARPVQARVPDVAVREVAAPVRQVRPVEIAAPSAPQPTIAGPEATVRTRDIPTPSAARSAVPASGTSQATSPTPTRPGPAASQASTAASPSASPANATPSTAPSSTAPSGAAAAPAAARSGSQPAAASAGQGPKPVSAPGAFPTPSRSDDWGASTRNTPGGQRGEPKGLYNAEGGPRLGESPINTGQPPGTIDDRIVDLDRSGTWLKRKPVGYEPTTLDKYWHPHETLLQEWVRKGIKRMAIPIPGTTKKIECIVSILQLGGGCGISDPNVNDQPARARPPPDIPFKPHLQEDNGSVKPPPGG, encoded by the coding sequence GTGCAGGAGACGCCGGCGGCGGCCGCGGCGCAGGCTGCGCAGGCGGACGAGGCCGCACCCGCACTGCCGGCGGCATCGGTCAGCGAGCCCGCGCCGGTCGAGCCCACGCTGGAGGCACCGGTGGCACAGGTGCAGCCGCAGGAAGTGCCCGAACCGGCTCCCGCGCCGGTACCCCCGGTCGAACAGCGCGTGGAAGTCAGCGCGCCCACGCCGGAACCCAGCGATTTCGTGCTGCCGGCGCCGACGGCGCAGGTCGCGCCGCGCGAGGTCGTCGCACGCGACGTGCAGGCGCGCGAAGCCACGGTGGAACAGGCGGACATACCGGCGCCGGCGCGGATCACGATGCCCGAGCTGACGCCGCGCGAGATCGCCGCGCGTCCGGTGCAGGCGCGGGTCCCCGACGTCGCCGTGCGCGAAGTGGCTGCGCCCGTGCGTCAGGTGCGGCCGGTGGAAATCGCCGCGCCTTCCGCGCCCCAGCCCACGATCGCCGGTCCCGAGGCGACGGTCCGCACGCGCGATATCCCAACGCCTTCGGCCGCGCGGTCCGCCGTGCCTGCCAGCGGCACGTCGCAGGCCACCTCGCCGACGCCGACCCGGCCCGGGCCGGCGGCGTCGCAGGCGTCGACGGCGGCAAGCCCGTCGGCGTCACCGGCCAACGCCACGCCATCCACTGCACCTTCAAGTACTGCGCCATCGGGGGCCGCGGCTGCACCCGCGGCAGCACGATCGGGATCGCAACCGGCGGCGGCCAGTGCAGGGCAGGGCCCCAAGCCCGTGTCCGCGCCTGGCGCGTTCCCCACGCCCTCGCGATCGGACGACTGGGGCGCGTCCACGCGCAACACGCCCGGTGGACAGCGCGGCGAACCCAAGGGCCTGTACAACGCCGAAGGCGGCCCGCGCCTGGGCGAAAGCCCCATCAACACCGGCCAGCCACCCGGCACCATCGACGATCGCATCGTCGACCTCGACCGCTCCGGCACGTGGCTCAAGCGCAAGCCCGTGGGTTATGAGCCCACGACGCTGGACAAATACTGGCATCCGCACGAAACGCTGCTGCAGGAATGGGTGCGGAAGGGCATCAAGCGGATGGCCATCCCGATTCCGGGCACCACCAAGAAGATCGAGTGCATCGTCTCGATCCTGCAGCTGGGCGGCGGCTGCGGCATCAGCGACCCGAACGTCAACGACCAGCCCGCGCGCGCGCGACCGCCGCCGGACATTCCGTTCAAGCCGCACCTGCAGGAAGACAACGGAAGCGTCAAGCCGCCACCGGGCGGGTGA
- a CDS encoding NfuA family Fe-S biogenesis protein, translating to MINISESAQTHFRKLIEREALPGLGVRLSAVHPGTVKADVRLEFAEPGDLQGDEWAIDCNGFTLWLDAASTSYLDGAEIDYEVQATGGQLQIRAPRIKGEVPGDSASMVERVRWLVEHEINPQLAQHRGHVAVQEVGADGVVWLRFGGGCHGCGMADVTLKQGIEKTLMEKVPGVTAVRDATDHDTGAAPYIPRDAA from the coding sequence ATGATCAATATTTCCGAATCCGCCCAGACCCACTTCCGCAAGCTGATCGAGCGCGAAGCGCTGCCCGGTCTGGGCGTGCGCCTGTCGGCGGTCCACCCGGGTACGGTGAAGGCCGACGTCCGCCTGGAGTTCGCCGAACCCGGCGACCTGCAGGGCGACGAATGGGCGATCGACTGCAACGGCTTCACCCTGTGGCTGGATGCGGCCAGCACCTCCTACCTGGATGGCGCGGAGATCGACTACGAAGTCCAGGCCACCGGCGGCCAGCTGCAGATCCGCGCGCCGCGGATCAAGGGCGAGGTGCCGGGCGATTCGGCCTCGATGGTCGAGCGCGTGCGCTGGCTGGTGGAGCACGAGATCAACCCGCAGCTGGCCCAGCACCGCGGCCACGTCGCGGTGCAGGAAGTGGGGGCCGACGGCGTGGTGTGGCTGCGCTTCGGCGGCGGCTGCCATGGCTGCGGCATGGCTGACGTGACGCTCAAGCAGGGCATCGAGAAGACACTGATGGAGAAGGTGCCCGGGGTGACGGCAGTGCGTGACGCGACCGATCACGACACCGGCGCCGCTCCCTACATCCCGCGCGACGCGGCCTGA
- a CDS encoding 4a-hydroxytetrahydrobiopterin dehydratase, protein MSDLIPLAQAHCLPRRGSEHRLTEARVRELMPDLPGWELVEDGHALSKTFNFGNYYETMAFVNALAFMAHREDHHPDLGVHYNRCVVRFSTHDVGGLSENDFICAARAEALTG, encoded by the coding sequence ATGAGCGACCTCATCCCCCTCGCACAGGCCCATTGCCTGCCCCGCCGCGGCAGCGAGCACCGCCTGACCGAGGCGCGAGTCCGCGAGCTGATGCCCGACCTGCCCGGCTGGGAACTGGTCGAGGACGGCCATGCCCTCTCCAAGACGTTCAACTTCGGCAACTATTACGAAACGATGGCCTTCGTGAATGCGCTGGCCTTCATGGCCCATCGCGAGGACCACCACCCCGACCTTGGCGTGCATTACAACCGTTGCGTGGTGCGCTTCTCGACCCACGACGTCGGCGGACTGAGCGAAAACGACTTCATCTGCGCCGCGCGCGCCGAAGCCCTGACCGGCTGA
- a CDS encoding energy transducer TonB, producing MTRSLLPTCALAVAGLVLAACGKAPAPAASLPPATPPMAQHTPPPDYPPELACRQVGGQVVLDVRLAPNGVPVGIDIFRSSGVKALDDSAVTAVRGWQFKGATAGGKPVPSKVQVPVTFAPPNPPPDECNRYL from the coding sequence ATGACCCGCTCCCTGCTTCCGACTTGCGCGCTGGCCGTGGCCGGACTCGTCCTGGCCGCCTGCGGCAAGGCGCCCGCCCCGGCTGCGTCCCTGCCGCCCGCCACGCCCCCGATGGCCCAGCACACACCGCCCCCCGATTACCCGCCGGAACTGGCCTGCCGCCAGGTCGGTGGTCAGGTCGTGCTCGATGTACGCCTGGCCCCCAACGGCGTGCCGGTGGGCATCGACATCTTCCGCAGCAGCGGCGTCAAGGCGCTGGATGACTCGGCGGTCACCGCCGTGCGTGGCTGGCAGTTCAAGGGCGCCACCGCCGGCGGCAAGCCGGTGCCGAGCAAGGTGCAGGTGCCGGTCACCTTCGCGCCGCCCAATCCGCCGCCCGACGAGTGCAACCGCTACCTGTGA
- a CDS encoding MmcQ/YjbR family DNA-binding protein, with amino-acid sequence MDTDGLKAWCAGFPGAQAKLLPAPSNVLLYQVLGKQFAYFKTSEPERWRFSVRVTPDRFLELTDVPGVKPARYMARFHWVTIVDVAAFDEDYLRELVAWSYRRAVDALPKGQQARLAKAAQAARDDV; translated from the coding sequence ATGGACACGGACGGACTCAAGGCCTGGTGCGCGGGCTTCCCGGGCGCGCAGGCGAAACTGCTGCCGGCGCCGTCGAACGTGCTGCTCTACCAGGTGCTCGGCAAGCAGTTCGCCTATTTCAAGACCAGCGAACCCGAACGCTGGCGCTTCAGCGTACGGGTCACGCCCGACCGCTTCCTGGAACTGACCGACGTGCCCGGCGTCAAGCCGGCGCGCTACATGGCGCGCTTCCATTGGGTGACGATCGTCGATGTCGCCGCATTCGACGAGGACTACCTGCGAGAACTGGTCGCCTGGTCGTACCGCCGCGCCGTGGACGCGTTGCCGAAAGGCCAGCAGGCACGGCTGGCCAAGGCGGCGCAGGCAGCGCGGGACGACGTCTGA
- a CDS encoding RluA family pseudouridine synthase, translating to MTRSDTPAPAAASDDRGVRTVRVPEDRDGQRLDNFLLGQLKGAPRSLVYKLVRSGQVRVNGGRAKAERKLVGGDEIRIPPVRLAEEGPRQAPPAGFLKALEAAIVYEDARLLALNKPSGVASHGGSGISFGAIETLRALRPNQSLELVHRLDRDTSGLLVVAKKRAALVEMQALMREDGGIAKRYLALLTGRMPDGVMTVDAPLHVGLRQGGERHVQVNPAGKASLSHFRVLERRGGQSYCEVRIETGRTHQIRVHSQHIGHPIAGDDKYGDPEANKRLRDQAGLRRMFLHASTLEFSLDGGRAPYLLNAPLAPELVDVLDKLG from the coding sequence ATGACCCGTTCAGACACCCCCGCGCCCGCTGCGGCCTCCGATGACCGCGGCGTGCGCACCGTGCGCGTGCCCGAAGACCGCGATGGCCAACGCCTGGACAACTTCCTGCTCGGGCAGCTCAAGGGCGCGCCCCGCTCGCTGGTCTACAAGCTGGTGCGCTCCGGCCAGGTACGGGTGAATGGCGGCCGCGCCAAGGCCGAACGCAAGCTGGTGGGCGGGGACGAGATCCGCATTCCGCCCGTCCGCCTGGCCGAAGAGGGGCCCCGGCAGGCGCCGCCGGCGGGTTTCCTCAAGGCCCTGGAAGCGGCGATCGTGTACGAGGACGCCCGGCTGCTGGCCCTGAACAAGCCCTCCGGCGTGGCCAGCCACGGCGGCAGCGGCATCTCCTTCGGGGCCATCGAGACCCTGCGGGCCCTGCGTCCCAACCAGTCGCTGGAACTGGTCCATCGCCTGGACCGGGATACCTCCGGCCTGCTGGTGGTCGCCAAGAAGCGGGCGGCCCTGGTCGAGATGCAGGCGCTGATGCGCGAGGACGGCGGCATCGCCAAGCGCTACCTGGCGCTGCTGACCGGTCGCATGCCCGACGGCGTGATGACGGTCGACGCCCCGCTGCACGTCGGGCTGCGGCAGGGCGGCGAGCGCCACGTGCAGGTCAATCCGGCCGGCAAGGCCTCGCTCAGCCATTTCCGGGTGCTGGAGCGCCGCGGGGGGCAGTCGTACTGCGAGGTGCGCATCGAGACCGGGCGTACCCACCAGATCCGCGTCCATTCCCAGCACATCGGCCACCCCATCGCCGGCGACGACAAGTACGGCGACCCGGAGGCCAACAAGCGCCTGCGCGACCAGGCCGGCCTGCGCCGCATGTTCCTGCACGCCTCCACCCTGGAATTCAGCCTGGACGGCGGGCGCGCACCTTACCTGCTCAATGCGCCGCTGGCGCCGGAGCTGGTCGACGTGCTGGACAAGCTGGGCTGA
- a CDS encoding Rne/Rng family ribonuclease, whose amino-acid sequence MKRMLINATQAEELRVAIVDGQTLYDIDIEQPSKEQKKSNIYKGKITRLEPSLEAAFVDYGAERHGFLPLKEISRDYFQPGVDHNKAGLKELLREGQEIVIQVDKEERGNKGAALTTFISLAGRYMVLMPNSPTAGGVSRRIEGDDRAALKEAMDKLNIPDDMGVIIRTAGVGRDAEELQWDLDYLLQVWKSVAEAALTKPSPFLIYAESRLIIRALRDYMRPDIGEILVDTPEMYAEAREFVEQVMPHNQRKLKHYTDDTPLFNRFQIESQIENAYEREVRLPSGGALVIDQTEALTAVDVNSARATKGGDIEETAFHTNLEAAEEVARQLRLRDLGGLVVIDFIDMSSNKHQREVENRLQNSLRHDRARVQLGRISRFGLMEMSRQRLRPSLGESSQIVCPRCEGHGRMRSVESLSLSILRLAEEHAMKENTGQVLVQAPTEIANYLLNEKRRALSEIEKRHDSPIVIVADEQLHTPHYEVTRIRENELGEETSKPSYHRGTPRKLPTHALTKAHLNIPDLPAVTNVKPASPAPIREPREPVAPIAVAPVAPPVPVAPPPAPGIVDRILGFFRGSRPITVEPTLEQRMQSERGERARAGRDSNRRDRGGKPGRDSRREDSRRDDSRRDERRGGQPQAQKQQALPQAQPQKGQPQPQAKGQAPKQQQPREERQPAQAGAPRPGRDQARPQGGRQEGRADAARAEGKDGARADAPRVDNARPEPRPERGERVRPEAAVTDALRNEAPAAAAAVASIPDADMAVSSAIAATDAAHVAAGHAGPASGDAADADAAGEGTGRRRRGRRGGRRRRRGGAGEGAALAGDEMAHGEDSMGEDMLDPGLMDDEGDDADGERAPAAARSQPEFDFDDLPAPAVADATPAPARETAHTFDTTHRNVAAAVPPAPAVSAAAVAAAVVAPVVVESTVVAPDVVAPEVIAPEVVAEVIAPAVIAPAVFESTGNRPTVNGSAEFAPAVMPAAAPAPSMDVAGPAKPAATPADVAASAVSDAASGSADFSDQSPAAHATPAASTATRFDAVEIAADAGDAAMNDDGASNGETSVDKVAAAADAAAVVNTMPADVASSTAPASSEVEPALTAPTPIDETPADDVAVESAPRTAGLFDSLPDNAAPSAVPGNVDTPREGGSDEQRV is encoded by the coding sequence ATGAAGCGAATGCTCATCAATGCAACGCAGGCAGAAGAACTGCGCGTTGCCATCGTCGACGGCCAGACCCTGTACGACATCGACATCGAACAGCCGTCGAAGGAACAGAAGAAGTCCAACATCTACAAGGGCAAGATCACCCGCCTCGAGCCCTCGCTCGAAGCCGCCTTCGTGGATTACGGCGCCGAACGCCACGGCTTCCTGCCGCTCAAGGAAATCTCCCGCGACTACTTCCAGCCGGGCGTCGACCACAACAAGGCCGGCCTGAAGGAACTGCTGCGCGAGGGCCAGGAGATCGTGATCCAGGTCGACAAGGAAGAGCGCGGCAACAAGGGCGCCGCCCTGACCACGTTCATCTCGCTGGCCGGCCGCTACATGGTGCTGATGCCCAACTCGCCCACCGCCGGGGGCGTCTCGCGCCGGATCGAGGGCGACGACCGCGCCGCGCTCAAGGAAGCGATGGACAAGCTGAACATCCCCGATGACATGGGGGTGATCATCCGTACCGCCGGCGTCGGCCGCGATGCCGAGGAACTGCAGTGGGACCTGGACTACCTGCTCCAGGTCTGGAAGTCGGTCGCCGAGGCGGCGCTGACCAAGCCCTCGCCCTTCCTCATCTACGCCGAATCGCGCCTGATCATCCGCGCCCTGCGCGACTACATGCGCCCGGACATCGGCGAGATCCTGGTCGACACGCCGGAGATGTACGCCGAGGCGCGCGAGTTCGTCGAACAGGTGATGCCGCACAACCAGCGCAAGCTCAAGCACTACACCGACGACACCCCGCTGTTCAACCGCTTCCAGATCGAATCGCAGATCGAGAACGCGTACGAGCGTGAGGTCCGCCTGCCCTCCGGCGGCGCCCTGGTCATCGACCAGACCGAAGCGCTGACCGCGGTCGACGTCAACTCGGCCCGCGCCACCAAGGGCGGCGACATCGAGGAAACGGCGTTCCACACCAACCTGGAAGCGGCCGAGGAAGTGGCCCGCCAGCTGCGCCTGCGCGACCTGGGCGGCCTGGTGGTGATCGACTTCATCGACATGTCGTCCAACAAGCACCAGCGTGAAGTCGAGAACCGCCTGCAGAACTCGCTGCGCCACGACCGTGCGCGCGTGCAGCTGGGCCGGATCTCGCGCTTCGGCCTGATGGAGATGTCGCGCCAGCGCCTGCGTCCCTCGCTGGGCGAATCCAGCCAGATCGTCTGCCCGCGCTGCGAAGGCCACGGCCGCATGCGCAGCGTCGAATCGCTGTCGCTGTCGATCCTGCGCCTGGCCGAAGAGCACGCGATGAAGGAGAACACCGGCCAAGTGCTGGTGCAGGCTCCGACCGAGATCGCGAACTACCTGCTCAACGAAAAGCGCCGCGCGCTGAGCGAGATCGAGAAGCGCCACGACTCGCCGATCGTCATCGTCGCCGACGAGCAGCTGCACACCCCGCACTACGAAGTCACGCGCATCCGCGAGAACGAACTGGGCGAGGAAACCAGCAAGCCCAGCTACCACCGCGGCACGCCGCGCAAGCTGCCCACGCATGCGCTGACCAAGGCCCACCTCAACATCCCGGACCTGCCGGCGGTGACCAACGTGAAGCCGGCCTCGCCCGCGCCGATCCGCGAGCCGCGCGAACCCGTGGCCCCCATTGCCGTCGCGCCCGTTGCGCCCCCCGTGCCGGTGGCCCCGCCGCCGGCACCGGGCATCGTCGATCGCATCCTGGGCTTCTTCCGCGGCAGCCGGCCGATCACGGTCGAACCCACGCTCGAGCAGCGCATGCAGTCCGAGCGCGGTGAGCGTGCCCGCGCTGGCCGCGACAGCAACCGCCGCGATCGCGGCGGCAAGCCCGGCCGCGACTCGCGCCGCGAGGACTCCCGCCGGGATGACTCGCGCCGCGACGAGCGCCGTGGCGGCCAGCCGCAGGCCCAGAAGCAGCAGGCCCTTCCCCAGGCCCAGCCGCAGAAGGGTCAGCCGCAGCCCCAGGCCAAGGGACAGGCTCCCAAGCAACAGCAGCCCCGCGAGGAGCGCCAGCCCGCCCAGGCCGGCGCGCCGCGTCCGGGACGTGACCAGGCCCGGCCGCAGGGCGGCCGCCAGGAAGGCCGCGCCGATGCCGCGCGTGCCGAGGGCAAGGACGGCGCACGCGCCGACGCGCCGCGGGTCGACAACGCCAGGCCCGAACCCCGACCGGAGCGCGGCGAGCGCGTCCGTCCGGAAGCCGCCGTCACCGATGCACTGCGTAACGAAGCGCCGGCGGCCGCGGCGGCCGTCGCGTCGATCCCCGATGCCGACATGGCCGTCTCATCCGCCATCGCGGCCACCGATGCGGCCCATGTCGCGGCTGGCCACGCGGGTCCGGCGTCCGGCGATGCGGCCGATGCCGACGCTGCCGGTGAAGGCACCGGTCGTCGCCGTCGCGGACGTCGCGGCGGCCGCCGTCGTCGTCGTGGTGGTGCGGGCGAAGGTGCCGCGCTGGCCGGCGACGAGATGGCCCATGGCGAGGATTCGATGGGCGAGGACATGCTCGACCCGGGTCTGATGGACGACGAAGGCGACGATGCCGACGGCGAACGCGCCCCGGCCGCCGCCCGCTCGCAGCCGGAGTTCGACTTCGACGACCTGCCGGCGCCCGCCGTGGCCGACGCGACGCCGGCCCCCGCCCGCGAAACCGCGCACACGTTCGACACGACGCACCGCAATGTCGCCGCTGCTGTACCCCCGGCGCCGGCGGTTTCCGCCGCCGCGGTGGCCGCAGCCGTGGTGGCACCGGTGGTCGTCGAGTCGACCGTGGTCGCACCTGACGTGGTCGCTCCCGAAGTGATCGCCCCCGAAGTGGTGGCCGAGGTGATCGCACCGGCGGTCATCGCACCGGCGGTCTTCGAGTCGACGGGCAACCGTCCGACGGTCAACGGATCGGCGGAGTTTGCGCCAGCCGTCATGCCCGCCGCTGCCCCGGCCCCGTCGATGGACGTCGCTGGCCCGGCAAAGCCTGCCGCAACGCCGGCCGACGTCGCCGCGTCCGCCGTATCCGACGCCGCGTCGGGCTCTGCCGACTTCTCGGACCAGTCGCCGGCGGCGCATGCCACGCCGGCGGCCTCGACGGCGACCCGTTTCGACGCGGTGGAAATCGCGGCCGACGCGGGCGACGCCGCCATGAACGACGACGGCGCGTCCAATGGCGAAACCTCGGTGGACAAAGTCGCCGCGGCTGCCGATGCGGCCGCCGTCGTGAACACGATGCCGGCCGACGTGGCCTCGTCGACGGCTCCGGCCAGCAGCGAAGTCGAACCCGCGCTGACGGCCCCCACGCCGATCGATGAAACGCCGGCCGACGACGTGGCGGTGGAATCCGCTCCGCGCACCGCCGGTCTGTTCGACAGCCTGCCTGACAACGCCGCTCCGTCGGCGGTGCCGGGCAACGTGGACACGCCGCGCGAAGGTGGCAGCGACGAACAGCGCGTCTGA
- a CDS encoding response regulator, whose amino-acid sequence MTIRVYIVDDHALVRTGMKMILGAEPDIEIVGEADSGDVALPMIRKLQPDIVLCDLHLPGMSGLEITERIVRGDHGTRVVIVSVLEDGPLPRRLIEAGAFGYVGKCADAGELLRAVRQVAQGQRYLARSIAQHLAFAGLGGHGNPLDELTPRELEICLLLAEGKRPGEIAVCLSLSPKTVSTHKSRLFEKLQVNDAMALARLLKRHGMLESEPVG is encoded by the coding sequence ATGACCATCCGCGTCTACATCGTGGACGACCACGCGCTCGTGCGCACCGGCATGAAGATGATCCTGGGCGCCGAGCCGGACATCGAGATCGTCGGCGAAGCCGACAGTGGCGACGTCGCACTGCCGATGATCCGCAAGCTCCAGCCCGACATCGTGCTGTGCGATCTGCACCTGCCCGGCATGAGCGGCCTGGAAATCACCGAACGCATCGTCCGCGGCGACCACGGCACCCGCGTGGTGATCGTTTCCGTGCTCGAGGATGGGCCGCTGCCCAGGCGCCTGATCGAGGCCGGGGCCTTCGGTTATGTCGGCAAGTGCGCGGACGCCGGCGAACTGCTGCGTGCCGTGCGGCAGGTGGCGCAGGGCCAGCGTTACCTGGCCCGTTCGATCGCCCAGCACCTGGCGTTTGCCGGCCTGGGTGGACACGGCAACCCGCTCGACGAGCTGACGCCGCGCGAGCTGGAAATCTGCCTGCTGCTCGCCGAGGGCAAGCGCCCGGGCGAAATCGCGGTGTGCCTGAGCCTGAGTCCGAAGACGGTCAGCACGCACAAGTCGCGGCTGTTCGAGAAGCTGCAGGTCAACGACGCGATGGCACTGGCGCGGCTGCTCAAGCGGCACGGCATGCTGGAAAGCGAGCCGGTGGGCTAG
- a CDS encoding M28 family metallopeptidase, translated as MRLTRPALLSSALALGLALAACDDPVAAHTAPATAGAPASAPAASGDDPWLADVSAMVQADAGAGRRVAIQHRLDALGIAWRDVPFKIDEESGTNVWADVAGAPEAPLLLLGAHSDQVAQGEGATDNASGSATVLALAQRLKARPLQRHRVAVAFWDLEEKGLLGSKAFVAATGSPKPALYVNFDVFGWGDTVWLMTPQADSALAQATGTAVQAQGLKLSAGDKYPPTDHLPFLKAGWPAVSYSLVGGDEIALILDMYAGRKPGAVPKVMQVIHSDHDTLANIDPAAVARGVDAVEAALRAWDAQPVAQTGMP; from the coding sequence ATGCGACTGACCCGCCCTGCCCTGCTTTCCAGTGCCCTCGCCCTCGGCCTCGCCCTGGCCGCGTGCGACGATCCCGTCGCCGCGCACACCGCGCCGGCAACGGCGGGGGCGCCCGCTTCCGCTCCCGCCGCTAGCGGTGACGATCCCTGGCTCGCTGACGTAAGCGCGATGGTCCAGGCCGATGCCGGCGCTGGCCGCCGCGTCGCCATCCAGCATCGCCTGGATGCACTGGGCATCGCGTGGCGCGACGTGCCCTTCAAGATCGACGAGGAGAGCGGCACCAACGTGTGGGCCGACGTCGCCGGCGCCCCCGAGGCTCCGCTGCTGCTGCTGGGCGCGCATTCGGACCAGGTCGCGCAGGGCGAAGGCGCGACCGACAACGCCAGCGGCAGCGCAACCGTGCTCGCGCTGGCGCAGCGCCTGAAAGCGCGGCCGCTGCAGCGCCACCGCGTGGCCGTCGCATTCTGGGACCTGGAGGAAAAAGGGCTGCTGGGTTCGAAGGCCTTCGTGGCCGCGACGGGAAGCCCCAAGCCGGCGCTCTACGTGAACTTCGACGTGTTCGGCTGGGGCGACACGGTGTGGCTGATGACGCCGCAGGCCGACTCCGCCCTCGCGCAGGCGACGGGCACCGCGGTCCAGGCGCAGGGCCTGAAGCTGTCGGCCGGCGACAAGTACCCGCCCACCGATCACCTGCCCTTCCTCAAGGCCGGCTGGCCGGCCGTGTCCTATTCGCTGGTGGGCGGTGACGAGATCGCGCTGATCCTCGACATGTACGCCGGCCGGAAGCCGGGCGCGGTGCCCAAGGTGATGCAGGTGATCCACAGCGATCACGACACCCTCGCCAACATCGACCCGGCGGCCGTGGCGCGCGGCGTCGACGCGGTGGAAGCGGCCTTGCGTGCGTGGGATGCGCAACCGGTGGCGCAGACCGGCATGCCTTGA